Genomic window (Nicotiana sylvestris chromosome 7, ASM39365v2, whole genome shotgun sequence):
gataacttttcatgccactatttatgcttctctatcattttcctcaatatcttcttgatattcttgttggcagcttctatagctccattcatttgagtcctgtaggttgtggaattcttgtgtctgatcttgaaagtttcacacatagctttcatcaagtcgctgttgaggtttgagccattatcagtaatgattgactatagaattccgaatcgacaaacaatacggtcgcggacaaagtctgccacgactttttTAGTCattgctctgtaagatgctgctttgacccatttggtgaaatagtctatggctaccaggatgaacctgtgtccattggaagcggcatgctcgattggtccaataacattcATCCCCCAAGCGGAGAACGACCTTGGTGAGCTTGTTCCATTGAGCTCGTTTGGGGGtatctttatcatgtctgcatgtatctgatagcggtggcatttccagacatactggatgcagttcgtttccatggtcatccaaaagtaaattgctcggagtatctttgttgctaagacaaaaccattcatatgtggaccgctggtcccagcgtgaatttcctctagtaacttggatgcttcctttacgtcgacacaccttagtaatcccaaatcaggagtcctcccatacaggattcctctgctgtgaaagaagttgttggacaatctctgaagtgtgcatttctgagtaggatttgcaagctctgggtactctccttttgccagatatttcttgatatcatgaaaccaaggctttccatctgcttcctcttcgacatatgcacagtaagctggctgatcatggatttttactggaatgggatcgatgaaatttttgtctggatgctgtatcatagatgacaaggtggccaatgtaTCGgcgaactcgttctggactctgggaataTGTTGAAACTCCGCcttcgtgaaccttttcctcagttcctatacatgatgcaaatacaggagtatcttggagttcttggttgcccattcttctcgtacctggtgtataagtaagtctgaatctccaattactagcagctcttgaatgttcatgtcaatggccatcttgtgccataagatgcaggcttcgtactcggccatgttgttggtacaagggaacctgagtttggcagacaccagataatTCTGACtagtttctgatattaggactgctcctatgccaactcctttgaagtttgatgCTCCGTCGAAGAAcgttctccaaccgtcatagggttccgcaatgtcttctcctatgaatgatacctccttatcaggaaaatacgttttcaggtgTTTGTATTCTCtatccacgggattctcagctAGGTGGTCTGTCAGTGCctatcccttgaccgctttctcagttacataaacaatgtcgaactcacttaacaggattttccacttggataacttgctagtgggcatgggcttctgaaagatgtatttcaaaggatccatccttgatatgagatatgtagtacaggtacaaaagtaatgcctcaacttctgagctacccaagtcaaagcacaacaggtgtgctccaatagagaatatcgggcctcgtacggggtgaacttcttactgaggtaataaatggcctgctccttcctctccattttatcatgttgccccagaatgTAGCCGAAAGCTTTGTCTaacactacaaggtagagtagtaagggtctacctggctcgggtgggactaagactggtggtgttgataggtacttcttgattctgtcgaaggccttttggtagtcatcagtccatttggtagcagcgtccttcttcaacatcttaaagattggctcacaaataactgtagactgggctatgaatcgactgatgtagttgagccttcccaagaaactcatcacatccttcttgttctttggcggtggcaattcttgaatggctttaaattttgatggatccagttctattcctcggcgactcacaataaacccaagtaattttccagcaggaaccccgaatgcgcactttgtggggttcagttttaggttgtacctccgcactctattgaagaacttcctccgATCTTCTATGTGATCAGTGgtcttcttggacttgataataacatcatctacatatacctctatctctttgtgtatcatatcatggaaaatggtagtcatggcccttatgTAGGTGGGCCTTGCATTCTTCAGTCCGGacaacatcatcttgtaatagtacattcccacagcataatgaaagccattttctcagcatcttcttcatccatccagatctgatgataaccaacgAAGCAATCTATAATTattgcagctcatgcttggcgcaattgtcaatcaagatgtgtatatttggaaaagggaagtcgtctttcgaactggcccggttgagatccagTAGTCGACGCAGattctgaccttcccatccttctttggcactggtacaatgttggctaaccatgtcgggtattctactaccctgagaaccttagctttgacctgtttggtgacttcttccttgatcttcagattcatatcaggtttgaactttctgagcttttgttttaccggtggacatgttggatcggttggcagtttgtgagccataatagatgtactcagaccagtcatgtcatcatacgaccaggcgaatatgtcctcatattcttttagaaattctgtgtattctttcttttttgacggcgataggtgaatgctgattcgtgtttccttgacattttttgcatctcctaggttgacaatttcggtctcgtccaggttggatttaggtctgttctcaaagttcttaacttctttgacaatctcatctAGTATgccatcttcctctaaatcaatatatgtttgttgtgttgtctcattgcatgtcacagtcattggttcatcaagataagtaatagtaatgttgtataagtaaagtaatgaaagaaaacgataatgagtgttgattcataagaaaagtcaaaatgctttgataaattgcataactattttgaacattgaagatcttattgcaggaattgaaaatgcgaaaagaaaatcatttagtaaacaaaacagtgaatgatgcttgttttagccttgttACCTCAAGGCTCGTCGGTctttggttgtcctgatagtCCAATTATTGAGGCGTTCCCCTCTGCTCACAtattgtatggaagggccttcctccccctcctccttgagaacaacacaacagtccatatcattgtcttctaggaacaaattcttcaCCGCTACAAGTGTttcttcttcgtctgacccataaacaatgtcagcctattggaaagtctgctccagatgcggtattggctgctctagcagataataaggaccacgccatggtggtgaccagttgttgaattcttctcaggtgtaatcatatccctGACCGAAGGTAGTGTCatgctttatgggcttagcgattccttggaggttattgtcgagccccttgccaggttcgtacccactatACTCTCGAATTTGtcatcccaccatttgtctttgtcaacagcatttacccgttcaatgtgacggtaagtctctccacctagcttcattcttccctcgattgccggaatggtctggcgactgtatatagggttgctaccgttgccgtgaatgatcacctcttggtgattccattcgaattttaccacctgatgtagtgttgatgttacggccccagcaacatgaatccatggccgtcccagcagTAAGTTGTAAGATGATGGCatgtctatcacctggaaatcgacatcgaaccatgttggtcccatctgcaagcatagaataatctccCTAATTGTGAACCTCTaggaaccatcgaaggctttcacattgatagctccatcttttatctcgtgtagtcctttacccaacttctaagtgttaccagcggacaaatgttgagactggaacctccatcgatcaggattctggtgataaaatagtcttcgcattgcacggtgatgtgcagtgctttgttatgcccccaacccttcaggtggcagctcgtcctcatgaaaggtgatcttatggctttccagaagTTTTCCTACCATGTTAGCAATTTCCccactagtgatgttacttggtacgtatgcttcactcagcactcttaacagagcattcttgtgtgcctcagaattttgtagaagcaagaatggagatttgcgttgtgttttgttcaactggtcgatgaccgagtattccttggcctgtatcttgctccaaagatcatctggacttatctcaatgaggggtggccgattggaggcctgcttgcttgactttTCTAGATGTTCAagggtataaactctaccagttcttgtcataccctgtgctgcaatagtctcttcaaacctaaccttgccttttctcctcgcctcggctgtatagtcccagggtacagcctttgtatggaatggtgtcatggtcaacattgccactgggatcggcATGGCTATCCTCACTTCTAACGGAGCATATTccttgggtggcaaaactgcaacctcaaatggtgcaggtgcatttgccggagacatgaattcgacctcaattgttGTTGGTATCTTTGAGGATGATGTTGCTTCAAATTCCAGTAGTACAGTCAAgttcacctcagcatcctcaaaTGGTTGAATctagactatgattggattgagagtaactatCGGCTTCTTTGGATCATcgccttctgcgatcaacccgattgatcccttgggatcccagtcatcttctatttcaatcatgtggatacctccacccttatggtctggcagagggttgttgcggacttTTGGCATGGGTTcatttgccacaataatcttgttatcaatcaaggactggatcttgtctttcaaagaacgacattcatcgatggtgtgccctttcatgccggagtggtatgcacaggatttgtttgggttaacctacTAAAAAGGATTCTCAGGGGTTAGAATAGGGATGGGGATGACacaaccagcagctttgagtctctcatacaactagtcaatgggttcagcaatggctgtatattgttttggaggtctgcgatcaaaattttgccaaggtctagggaagttttggcgtgcatgaggtgattgatagtgggatggttgagaattataggtttggtagacatgcgCGGGTTGGGAATGTTTTGGTGAAGTAGGATGATATGTCAGAGGTGGatgtgactgataagttggtgatggagcttggtatgagggtgaaggtgcttggtaatttgggattggctgatatatgagtggaggtgttaGGTAAGTTTGGTCCTCGGTGCAACtatcacggcccctacgtcccttttcttggatataccaccagactgtaaggccttatttgtagcttgcaaggcctcgaagtttgtaaccatgccgcttttgataccctcttcaattctttcacccagtttgataatgttgGAGAATTTGTGGTTCTCGATCATCATCTATCGTTCATAATATTGCGAGTCCTGAGCTCgtacaaagaatttgttcatttgctcctcttctaaggcaggtctgaccttagcaacttCGGACCTCCAATGAGTGGCATACTCGTGAAatgtctctgtgggcttcttctttagattctgaatgtagaacacgtctggcgcattctctgtattaaacctgaacctatccataaaatcagatgccatgcctacccagcttgaccacttctttagatcttggctgatgtaccaggacaacgcATCttctttcagactcctcatgaacagcttcatgcgaattctctcgtctttccctactccaaccagcttgtcgcagtacgtcctcagatggacccttggatctcctgtaccatcaaacatttctaACTTCAGAGGTTTGTACCCTCGGGTAGTTCGACATTGGGCTATATGCAAAGAtactcatagttcagcccctcgattcctttacttccttcCACGCCCTGAAtacggctagtcaatttcttaagttcctcagccaggtttcTGATAAGCAAATCTTTTTCATCAGACTCGGGTATgattgagataggttgggtgcagtatggcatggtttccacgtagatATGGGTGTTATGGTGGATGTGAAAGTGGTCGTTTGTGGAGGtttggggttctgggatgagtagtggagtgttgtttggggtatggcaggtgttgcattgggtctttggtggaacagtgtgatggtgaggagagggatgattctgttgctttgggatgtcTTGAGGCGGTGTGTGGTTTTGAGTAttggggaaattgatatctggggtgctgagggaaaatgacaggcttgccagattctgaacctgatcgagctcttcttggaatttcagcaggttctgctcaagttgggatacattctcgttaggaacctgagtaccatgtctattagtggcctctacccgttcagttggattctcctttctgacgttgttcaaatcttccatcttgcttttgttcttatttttgacaggactaagatgagaagtgggtggagggcccctggatctcgtggaataggatgatgatgccagagagcacgaactaacctttgggaagggaataataaaaacaaaagacaaagaataaaaacaaaaaggtaaccaagttagtgaggatcataaaaagtattgcaatatttaaacacatagtgcgggaatgtaaatcgtgtcctaatttggggacctctttgtgcccgaggtagtcctagcgacaaattattttggagaacttagaatgttaaatgcctcattttattgatagaaaataagacaaatcccaaattgacactaaataaacaggaaataaaaagtcactaatggccattggccttattacatttataaagagaaaagataaactcctatctacttggtccctgaaggaccttccctagatttGGCATCCTTGGCTTCGTCGAACAGCTTCCCTAACTCGCGGAGTCCCAGCAGTAGGTATGCTCtagctagatgtccgccttcggtcccttcaacattttgacaatcttcaaccctcttgagaaattttctctccaattccactatgcctcgctccaagtattcCAGCCGCTTGTTTGCACTGACAGctatgtccttccattcctcaatcagcttttggttggactcttgtatttTGCAATGTTCGCTTTCGTACTCGCGGATCCTTTTGCccagctggttgtacttgacctgcACTTCGGTCTTTTCATTTATAATCCTGTGACCTCGGGCAAACCCtggttggcctagaccatcatgattgtcttccaaccaacctgagtAGAAAGGAGCACAACCAGTATGATACCTGTCTTgttcgatggtatctctccctaTTATGATCTtacaatgccacatatgctgagcttggcacttgtagggactattATCATTCTGGAAATCGGCTCGGAAATGACTAATCTTATCGACCCTAGGTATAACTTGCTttctaccagcttgcctcatagctcggagagggacgtaagggtatgttcctctcagaccaatttgtatcaggaaaggtgcatctctggatcaggcgatgaattcctcggtcagaaccactcgaacatccgttgaacctgttcttcagtcagattatcaaatagtTCAACCCATCCTTTAGCatctcaggctgagcgaacatatcagggatgtaattcattcgctttggatgatggaaagcgatgtgatcatcccagtcccttcgctgaatctcttgtcaATATCGCCCTTTTGGAtatgttccatgagccagagttggagtaataaattgcagccttTGAAGTGTTTTACTcatcgttgacacttctccaaagCTCAGTATATGTCTGaaatgatcatgggcacgataTTGAATAGCTGCCCACCAATCccttccattagggtcttagttaccatagccagccgggtatggattctccctttcttcatcggaaacacgatcagCCCCAGGAAATAAAACATGAAGACAAAAACCCTTCGATGGATGTGCCCCAAGGATGTGATGACAAACTCATCAGGGTAGGTActgtaggatttgctgtgaccgtacctttcatacaagtagtcaaaagggatgtatgattccttcaaacatgtcaattctgtgttcttcttcaaacccatcattttgaggaaacccatGCCCTTGCGATTctcaggcattaacaaacccggagtttcccatactAAACCGGACAATCCTCCTGTGTCCTCTAGAAAGGgcgtcatttcaatgtccccaaagcagAACACAACCCTTTTGCAATCCCAAAACagtgtggcagcttctatgatcttgttgttagggTGGGTTTCTAGGAGAGACGGTAGATTTCCCAGATATTTTTGGATGAGAGTTTGGTCATTGCAGGATAAAtctctccaccagcttagcagtcttgggtgggtgttggtgaccatgccgaatctagggacttcgtgcctcatatttctgcaagacaaataaggttaggcccttacgcccaccggactcgactatttaataccaacaattagcatgaagcatttaattctccaaataaatgcacagaacgtggtggtgtccgttttggttcagggaaacctggtggactttggacaaggctatcttaaagaatcattatgtggacaacataactgacccggctaggcttgaccatgatgcatgcacaatttgaacagaataaggtttctatggggttttagactggtacccttgagtggacaactcaagggggaaggcacggaactgtcaaCCGTATCACTAatcaactagttttaccgcaaatatgtctttccgaatttagggggtaatgatataagaagagcgcaaccactcattataagtgttactatagtatttgtttggcatgagtggagtataatgttgagcatgattatgcaataattaaaacatgttgacatgtatttgcacgttaagaaagcaataaacacagaatttttataatttaaagcggcaataaaggaaagaaacaggGAAGACATGTTAGTTTCacattttgaaaaagaaattaaatgctcaaagaaatttaaacaagtaattgcatatgagggaggtacaaattcacaagaacagtctgaaatggtaaaagtctAAATATctccaacagagtcgccatgctgtcgggCCCCCTTTTCCCCCTTCCAATCAGAGAGGAGttttcgggtttcgacattcatggggtataATGACTCGTTTccattttgggaattgggtatttgaagagtcgccacctaatgatttaaggagcATTAGGACACTTATAGAGTTTATTTACAACtaggtttgataaccagagattgggtaagagcttgaaattatcccaaggcaaaggtgttaggaacccctcaggattcactagtatggttcccggccagatagttcttttgtgaatttgtgcaattagcaaataaacaaataaaggctcaagtaAGAAGGAATTTAAGTTAAATACACAagcgtttgaaaacaattattgaaatgcAAGGTTTTGAAAGAGTTATAAGCTAAACATGCTTGTAAAAaaataaagggggtcctaggtttgtttataatatggatcacctcgatgcgatacccggtatgacactcctcagcagaggagatacacgtggtattagcgcatcggtcatcatatccatatctacccttcccaccccgttaaggtattaaagtacGGATTGGTCTCGAGCTCTATTGCATGATATTACCCGCCCCATTCttatcagtcctggaggaattcaggactactattcctataagagggaggattttaggctgactcttaggtttaaaaTCAAAAGGCTAGGCAACATacaaaaacacgtaggactgcattcAGGGGGAAATATGTAGGCAGTtataaggctcatgtatacctccgcaaataaagcacataaatagcacgaCTTAAACACACTTAAGGTCCGAATTACAAGATCttaaagcagagtttgagtcagaaccagattcattataaaactcagaaaagaagtctgaatcaggcctgcctgctggttgtagcagttggtgATTAACAAAGGCAATTCCAGTTTTAATTAAGTAAAtacctaaagcttgcctaggcgtaatagtGATGTCCAATGAGCAgaatatctatattgattagtaAAGCAGTGATTAATTTTAAGCAGGCGATttggatcttataggcatgatatctaatgatattgattaacacgaaaagagtaggttatttaaactgattcagaacagaTAAGTACGAGCCAAACTTtttttttaactaaactggttttggatcctataggcataatctttattatagctgattttaatttctacagacatggtatctaagtattaaaggttgattttaatcctataggcatagtatctaattattaaaggttgattttagtcctataggcatggtatctaattattaaaggctgattttagtcctataggcatggtatctaatttgAACATGAAGTGGAGtaggcaggatttatttgatcaaagagaagttcctataggcatgatttctattgaaaggccatttagatcctatagacatggtttctaactgTGTAATAAGTAAAACATGCAGAAATTTTTTattaaaccaaagcagatcctataggcatgttctctaacaAATCATATCAAGGTACACCCTAtgggcatgttatctacccttctaatagttaAAGTATGCATAATTAgtccatcccttttcactagccagcctcgatattgtttacaaattattacagtccaaatgattgaattacaaaagaagtgcagaaatacgaaaattacaaccaaaggaaagcctgatcttgacttcctatctgggttatgtaatgaaccacttcagtACCATAATTTCAAAGCATCTCTCATACCAgttgggtgtgtcaaagttctctaaggacctcatgggatcccgagcagtgcttacacctaggtttgcataaccagatagaaatgagtgtagtgtggaagggccagcccttatgtgtccaagttcagagagagctcaagggtcccaaggcaaggctcatagaagagggcagaacctaggttctaataatatagtggaagtgcagaaaagAATGAAGTAAATGACTGAGTCTAAGTGCAAAAATatgcttaattttgggaaagTATTCAGTAAGatcaaacatcacagtaaaggaaaggaatcaattaatttaaacaaatgagtaaaaaaattagggtttatgaGGGAACCCTTTGCAATCAATCGCAACATTGAGGGAGTCAGAATCAATCTAGAAAGGCTCATGATTCtgcacctcaacatataaatagcaaggaatgaacaGGCATGCAGGGTTaaacatgttgacaaaaagaagcaacacaaacatacaataGCAGTAGGGATAAGCTAGGATTCAGCAGTAAGAAAAATATTCGAAGCACAgcagtcaagtaggtcaagtcgtcacatagaatcaacagtgaagaagaacatagtaacaggtaagagagttagaaacaagtaaaggtctcacagtagtaataagtgaggaaaaccccttttaagaaattagggcttcgacaGTAGTCAAGTTTAAGAGATAATAAGAActcaaatcagataagtcaaacaaggagaAGAGAGTCAGAAATAAAGAATTTAATcgaacaagtacacatttaaacaaacagtttcagaGCTCGGATGAGACCGAAAAGGGAACTAGGGTTTTTAACATGATGaaatagatagaagaacaacatgagcaaatcattttaaacatagcaaaatcataTACAACATTtaaatcggagaagagatcttttaaaaaaACTTAAAGGGAAACCCTAAccgttgaaaaatgaagagtcgttttgaaagaaaaatcgaaaaaccttcacgaaaacacttaagaagtacGTAGTAAACACAAATCTAaaatagatctgaaagaaaatcaaaagacctTAAAGCTTAGGGTTTCATAGAACCTAGAAAAGGTGAGAAAAgctttgaaagttaccgatctaaccagaaaAGTCAAGGATATGACTTGAACGGCTATGGTTGGCCGGAGAAAGACTAGAGATAaaggttgagcaaggactggactagATCTCGTTGAGATCTGGCCATGAAATCACGGAAACAAATACCCATGAGCCATAGGAGGCCGATACACATCTCAaatggccatgagaggccatggattaggtatgggttgaggtggattagggtggaattAGATGGTGGAGGTTAGGGTTCATGTGAGGTTGCA
Coding sequences:
- the LOC138873370 gene encoding uncharacterized protein; the protein is METNCIQYVWKCHRYQIHADMIKIPPNELNGTSSPRSFSAWGMNVIGPIEHAASNGHRFILVAIDYFTKWVKAASYRAMTKKVVADFVRDLCTSTEATPYMLVYGTEAIIPTEVEIPSLKIIQEVELDNVEWVKSRNEQLALIDRKRMNVVCHGQLYQNRMSRSFNKRVKLRQFT